TTTAAGAGCGGATCGGCCCGAAGTGGTGCGGTTTGTATACTTGCACGGTAGCCCGGAATTGATCGCTAAACGACAAGCGGAACGCCGAGGACATTTTATGCCGCCAGGACTGCTGCAAAGTCAGTTCGAAACTTTAGAGCCACCCGTCGATGCCATTCGGGTCGACATTACCCCCGCTCCCGAAATCATCGCTGAACGAATCTTGCGTGAACTGCAACTGCGAGAGGCAGCTCCACCTTAAGAACGTTGGAGAGATTTACAGAATTTGAAGGGAGTCATCAGTTCGACTCGGTCGTCTCTCGACCGACCCGCAATTGATGTCCTGCCGTCGCTGGCCTCGGATCAGGATGACTTAAACGGAAGTGTCAGTATTGGCTCGCTGTGCAGAGCGGCGACACAATCCGATTGGCTCTCGGTTATCGCTGGCTCACTCCTGTTGAGTTAGAGAAGTGTTGCGGTAGAGAAACGCATCACTGGTGAGCAACGAGATGAGTAGAGCGTCCATGCTGCCGCCGCCGTCTATGTAAGCACGGTGCGCCGCCTGAAGCACGGGGGCGTCGTTCAGTGTTTCATTCCGGCCCATCCAGAAGCGGAAAGCGTGGCGGACGAACACTTGTTCAGCACGTTCGCTTTCCGCGAGCCTTTGAATCAGCTCGATGGCATTCGTAACTTTTCCGTCCAGCGCATGGTCGCCGGAATCGATGATCTCGCCCGTGGTGTCGACGGCTTGGTCGAGTTCCGTGGTCCGGTACAAACCCGCGTGGTTGTACATTTCGAATGGCAGCCCGAGCGGGTCCATCTTTTTGTGGCAACTCCAGCAGTAATTTTCTCTGGTGACTCGCATCCGCTCTCGCAGGGTGTTTTTTGGCTCATCGGGCAGCATGGCATCGACGGTGATCGGTACGTCGGGAATGCCGCCCCCCAGCAGCCGTTCGCGAATCCACTTACCGCGGCGAATGGCGTGATTATCCATCGCATCGGAGTGAGAAACGAGCCAGCTTGGATGGGTCAGAATGCCGAGGCGTTGTCCTTCAGGAACTGTGGCGAGGATGCGGTCTGGCTGCATGGAACCACTGCCGAAGCTCCGCCGGCTGACGCGAACGAAGGTTTTTGGGCCGGACAAATCGGCTTTGGCGACATTCGGGTTTTCGTTCGTTCGCTTTTTCTGCTTGGCGGCCTTCTTCTTCTGCGCTGGCTCTTCAGCGGTCTTTTTCGCTGCAGCCGCGGCGGCCGACTCTTCCTTCGACAGGCGTTCGCCGAAATAAACTTCGTCGGCCTTGGTCGCGACGACCTTGCTCGTGGTCAGCAACTGCCGGAAAACATCTTTGTCTTCCTCAAGGATGAGTTCGATTAAGCGATCCGTGCTCGCTGCGGCGTCGAACATGGCGCGGTAGTGGGCGTCGCCTTGAGCGCTCGCGCCCGTTTCCGCCAGTGCCTTCGTATCTTTGCAAATGTAACCAGCCTGGTCGTAATCGAAATAATCTCGGAAGAATTGCAAGACGCGCGGCTTGCGAATGCGATCATCGGCCAGCATGCGCTGAACCTCTCGTTTGACATCCTCCCGCGTCCGCATGCGCCCATCGACGATCGCCTTCTGTAGTTCTTCTTCCGGCTTGAGATATCGCAGGGCGTGATTGATTGCCAACCCCAGTTCCCAATCCTGGAGCATCACACGACCGTACTCGTCTGGTTTGCCGAATGCACAGAGTTCCGGTCGAAAGAGTGCATCGCGATCGAGGAAAATAGCTGACAGGCCGAGGACTGCACCGTCCTTCTTGCCTAGTTTTTCGATCGATTGCTTCAC
Above is a window of Anatilimnocola aggregata DNA encoding:
- a CDS encoding DUF1588 domain-containing protein; translation: MQSHVTPLAFVLFCALLSAGAAETYTPGQTVNKDFNSFAGAFLAKHCVDCHGQTDPEGKLSLHDLGPVDEVNSGTWKAIWAQVTLKEMPPKDADQPHVIARLQFSDWIVGELTRVLRDKGGFRAHLDPDKGNFVDHSLLFGPLPAGIKLAPTSSPARLWRVTPQEHITRLNELINTEPTFDPSKPGLRTHGDAVPTNHGGELKLYFGTDNIIQWQGGTVAYATAVKSVPAVLASARNHGLENYPHFYSVNSAEATQIMDVAKDIIRYMAYGPLSIANPEQITDDPKTYKLVGDQRGLPTSLVYSTKVLQPLTPVHDLMKEDGVTDERLRAAVDYLFEALTFRQPTETESNNYLAIVKQSIEKLGKKDGAVLGLSAIFLDRDALFRPELCAFGKPDEYGRVMLQDWELGLAINHALRYLKPEEELQKAIVDGRMRTREDVKREVQRMLADDRIRKPRVLQFFRDYFDYDQAGYICKDTKALAETGASAQGDAHYRAMFDAAASTDRLIELILEEDKDVFRQLLTTSKVVATKADEVYFGERLSKEESAAAAAAKKTAEEPAQKKKAAKQKKRTNENPNVAKADLSGPKTFVRVSRRSFGSGSMQPDRILATVPEGQRLGILTHPSWLVSHSDAMDNHAIRRGKWIRERLLGGGIPDVPITVDAMLPDEPKNTLRERMRVTRENYCWSCHKKMDPLGLPFEMYNHAGLYRTTELDQAVDTTGEIIDSGDHALDGKVTNAIELIQRLAESERAEQVFVRHAFRFWMGRNETLNDAPVLQAAHRAYIDGGGSMDALLISLLTSDAFLYRNTSLTQQE